A genome region from Bacteroidota bacterium includes the following:
- a CDS encoding transcriptional regulator, with protein VEIARAIYISRDKIKFNILLEYVIKFNSQAVIKRLGFILEILKIETNTIEDLHKLKTNSVVLLDTELPKSGKIKTKWSIQQNIETETIKTAIYT; from the coding sequence TTGTTGAAATAGCAAGAGCCATTTATATTTCTCGCGATAAAATCAAATTTAATATACTCTTAGAATATGTTATTAAATTTAATTCACAAGCTGTTATTAAGCGTCTTGGATTTATTTTAGAAATATTAAAAATTGAAACAAACACAATTGAAGATTTACATAAATTGAAAACAAATTCTGTTGTACTTTTAGATACAGAACTTCCAAAATCAGGAAAAATAAAAACCAAATGGAGTATTCAACAAAATATTGAAACAGAAACCATTAAAACAGCTATCTATACATGA
- a CDS encoding nucleotidyl transferase AbiEii/AbiGii toxin family protein, translating to MIKQGEIQRKARAVGVRDQQIEKDYILSWILQAVAMHNKLAKAIVFKGGTVLKKVYFQDYRFSEDLDFTLLDDNIPNQQIFDYFNEAFEYVREEANIPLEIIDNNEHQDGGINFYISYIGPLGGMRTNKRVKVDISRSEKLQFEPINKSAFLTYTDQEEHKLLCYTLEEILVEKLRSVMQRMQARDLYDIWYLLEVHGLELDFYVNGFIAKCESKEVNPNDFFIKLEQRLPQYKARWQKSMKEQVQNLPEFEQVEREIMRHLRKLEL from the coding sequence ATGATAAAACAGGGAGAAATACAAAGAAAAGCCCGAGCAGTAGGTGTTCGAGACCAGCAAATTGAAAAAGATTACATCTTATCTTGGATTTTGCAAGCTGTGGCTATGCATAACAAATTAGCGAAAGCAATTGTTTTTAAGGGTGGAACAGTGTTAAAGAAAGTGTATTTTCAAGATTACAGATTTTCGGAAGACCTTGATTTTACATTGCTAGATGATAATATTCCCAATCAACAAATCTTTGATTATTTCAATGAAGCATTTGAATATGTGAGAGAAGAAGCAAATATCCCATTAGAAATAATCGACAATAATGAACATCAAGATGGTGGAATAAATTTTTACATAAGTTATATTGGTCCACTTGGCGGAATGAGAACAAATAAACGAGTGAAAGTTGATATTTCGAGAAGTGAAAAATTACAGTTTGAACCAATTAACAAATCTGCTTTTTTAACTTATACTGACCAAGAAGAACACAAATTACTTTGCTACACTCTTGAAGAAATTCTTGTTGAAAAACTTCGTTCGGTTATGCAACGAATGCAAGCACGAGACTTATATGATATATGGTATTTACTTGAAGTACACGGATTAGAACTTGATTTTTATGTGAATGGGTTTATTGCAAAATGTGAAAGCAAAGAAGTAAATCCAAATGATTTTTTCATAAAATTAGAACAACGATTACCACAATATAAAGCTCGTTGGCAAAAATCTATGAAAGAACAAGTTCAAAATTTACCAGAATTTGAGCAAGTGGAAAGAGAAATTATGAGGCATTTAAGAAAATTGGAACTATAA